In the Engraulis encrasicolus isolate BLACKSEA-1 chromosome 9, IST_EnEncr_1.0, whole genome shotgun sequence genome, one interval contains:
- the gjd4 gene encoding gap junction delta-4 protein isoform X4 has product MGIHSASEIIFITLNHNITVAGKFWLISMVFLRILVLLFAGYPLYQDEQERFICNTMQPGCANVCYDLFAPFSLLRFWLIQLLVLCLPFAAFVSYVVHRVLSDVAVLPDASLKMKARSLIEIQQDSSMQSTNLSKSSRVQTEFGMLRRNLFSGAYMVQLLLRVLLEAGFGAAHYYLFGFHVPKRFMCLHSPCTTTVDCYVSRPTEKTVMLNLMLGGSAFSLLLSFLDMLCAIKMTVHHKTKTKKMLVRNMYQEEQFYLPPSGSQADIDANLPSAHDDMLATGSFRKRMGGGGAGAGGSGGGSVRLGGKSQGVTRETSASAPHLEDALLATFGRETPGMLGLGLGGGATTTGDNSGYPVGGGDTIMDECHEREGSEVALCPTEPGGGGTPRPIRVNKRSRLKPPPPPRRDNKAPGANLPGDVGAPSVGVGAAVCTRRVGHYTLVEMSGGDLPSDSNDNQEKRSEWV; this is encoded by the exons ATGGGGATCCACTCCGCATCCGAGATCATCTTCATCACGCTCAACCACAACATCACTGTGGCAG gaAAGTTTTGGCTCATCAGTATGGTCTTCTTACGAATCCTCGTTCTCCTGTTTGCTGGATACCCACTCTACCAAGACGAGCAGGAGCGCTTTATCTGCAACACCATGCAACCGGGCTGTGCAAACGTGTGCTACGACCTCTTCGCGCCCTTCTCCCTCCTGCGCTTCTGGTTGATCCAGCTGCTCGTCCTCTGCCTCCCCTTCGCGGCGTTCGTGTCCTACGTCGTCCACAGAGTGCTGTCGGACGTCGCCGTCCTCCCCGACGCCTCTCTGAAGATGAAAGCTCGCTCACTGATCGAGATCCAGCAGGATTCTTCTATGCAGAGCACCAACTTGAGTAAGTCAAGTCGCGTGCAAACGGAGTTCGGGATGCTGCGACGGAACTTGTTTAGCGGCGCCTACATGGTCCAGCTGCTGCTGCGCGTGCTCCTGGAGGCGGGCTTCGGGGCCGCGCACTACTACCTGTTTGGATTCCACGTCCCCAAGCGCTTCATGTGCCTGCACTCCCCATGCACCACCACAG TGGATTGCTACGTCTCCAGGCCGACGGAGAAGACGGTGATGCTGAACTTGATGCTGGGAGGCTCcgccttctccctcctcctcagctTCCTGGACATGCTGTGTGCCATCAAGATGACCGTGCAccacaagaccaagaccaagaagaTGCTGGTCAGGAATATGTACCAG gaggagcagttcTACCTCCCGCCCAGCGGCAGCCAGGCCGACATCGACGCCAACCTGCCCTCCGCCCACGACGACATGCTGGCCACCGGAAGCTTCCGCAAGAGAATGGGCGGTggcggtgccggtgccggtggcAGCGGCGGCGGGAGCGTGAGGCTGGGCGGGAAGTCCCAGGGCGTCACCCGGGAGACCAGCGCGTCGGCACCCCACCTTGAGGATGCCCTCCTCGCCACATTCGGCCGGGAAACGCCGGGCATGCTGGGACTAGGACTGGGAGGAGGAGCCACCACCACCGGTGACAATAGCGGGTACCCAGTGGGTGGTGGTGACACCATCATGGACGAGTGCCACGAGAGAGAAGGCAGTGAGGTGGCGCTGTGCCCCACGGAGCCGGGGGGAGGAGGGACGCCCAGGCCCATACGCGTCAACAAACGCAGCCGACTCAAGCCACCGCCCCCGCCCAGGAGGGACAACAAAGCGCCCGGGGCGAACCTCCCCGGGGACGTAGGGGCGCCGAGCGTGGGGGTGGGCGCGGCTGTGTGCACTAGGCGGGTGGGACACTACACACTGGTGGAGATGAGTGGCGGAGACCTGCCCTCCGACAGCAACGACAACCAGGAGAAGAGATCCGAGTGGGTCTGA
- the gjd4 gene encoding gap junction delta-4 protein isoform X2 has product MGIHSASEIIFITLNHNITVAGKFWLISMVFLRILVLLFAGYPLYQDEQERFICNTMQPGCANVCYDLFAPFSLLRFWLIQLLVLCLPFAAFVSYVVHRVLSDVAVLPDASLKMKARSLIEIQQDSSMQSTNLSKSSRVQTEFGMLRRNLFSGAYMVQLLLRVLLEAGFGAAHYYLFGFHVPKRFMCLHSPCTTTVDCYVSRPTEKTVMLNLMLGGSAFSLLLSFLDMLCAIKMTVHHKTKTKKMLVRNMYQEEEQFYLPPSGSQADIDANLPSAHDDMLATGSFRKRMGGGGAGAGGSGGGSVRLGGKSQGVTRETSASAPHLEDALLATFGRETPGMLGLGLGGGATTTGDNSGYPVGGGDTIMDECHEREGSEVALCPTEPGGGGTPRPIRVNKRSRLKPPPPPRRDNKAPGANLPGDVGAPSVGVGAAVCTRRVGHYTLVEMSGGDLPSDSNDNQEKRSEWV; this is encoded by the exons ATGGGGATCCACTCCGCATCCGAGATCATCTTCATCACGCTCAACCACAACATCACTGTGGCAG gaAAGTTTTGGCTCATCAGTATGGTCTTCTTACGAATCCTCGTTCTCCTGTTTGCTGGATACCCACTCTACCAAGACGAGCAGGAGCGCTTTATCTGCAACACCATGCAACCGGGCTGTGCAAACGTGTGCTACGACCTCTTCGCGCCCTTCTCCCTCCTGCGCTTCTGGTTGATCCAGCTGCTCGTCCTCTGCCTCCCCTTCGCGGCGTTCGTGTCCTACGTCGTCCACAGAGTGCTGTCGGACGTCGCCGTCCTCCCCGACGCCTCTCTGAAGATGAAAGCTCGCTCACTGATCGAGATCCAGCAGGATTCTTCTATGCAGAGCACCAACTTGAGTAAGTCAAGTCGCGTGCAAACGGAGTTCGGGATGCTGCGACGGAACTTGTTTAGCGGCGCCTACATGGTCCAGCTGCTGCTGCGCGTGCTCCTGGAGGCGGGCTTCGGGGCCGCGCACTACTACCTGTTTGGATTCCACGTCCCCAAGCGCTTCATGTGCCTGCACTCCCCATGCACCACCACAG TGGATTGCTACGTCTCCAGGCCGACGGAGAAGACGGTGATGCTGAACTTGATGCTGGGAGGCTCcgccttctccctcctcctcagctTCCTGGACATGCTGTGTGCCATCAAGATGACCGTGCAccacaagaccaagaccaagaagaTGCTGGTCAGGAATATGTACCAG gaggaggagcagttcTACCTCCCGCCCAGCGGCAGCCAGGCCGACATCGACGCCAACCTGCCCTCCGCCCACGACGACATGCTGGCCACCGGAAGCTTCCGCAAGAGAATGGGCGGTggcggtgccggtgccggtggcAGCGGCGGCGGGAGCGTGAGGCTGGGCGGGAAGTCCCAGGGCGTCACCCGGGAGACCAGCGCGTCGGCACCCCACCTTGAGGATGCCCTCCTCGCCACATTCGGCCGGGAAACGCCGGGCATGCTGGGACTAGGACTGGGAGGAGGAGCCACCACCACCGGTGACAATAGCGGGTACCCAGTGGGTGGTGGTGACACCATCATGGACGAGTGCCACGAGAGAGAAGGCAGTGAGGTGGCGCTGTGCCCCACGGAGCCGGGGGGAGGAGGGACGCCCAGGCCCATACGCGTCAACAAACGCAGCCGACTCAAGCCACCGCCCCCGCCCAGGAGGGACAACAAAGCGCCCGGGGCGAACCTCCCCGGGGACGTAGGGGCGCCGAGCGTGGGGGTGGGCGCGGCTGTGTGCACTAGGCGGGTGGGACACTACACACTGGTGGAGATGAGTGGCGGAGACCTGCCCTCCGACAGCAACGACAACCAGGAGAAGAGATCCGAGTGGGTCTGA
- the gjd4 gene encoding gap junction delta-4 protein isoform X3: protein MGIHSASEIIFITLNHNITVAGKFWLISMVFLRILVLLFAGYPLYQDEQERFICNTMQPGCANVCYDLFAPFSLLRFWLIQLLVLCLPFAAFVSYVVHRVLSDVAVLPDASLKMKARSLIEIQQDSSMQSTNLSKSSRVQTEFGMLRRNLFSGAYMVQLLLRVLLEAGFGAAHYYLFGFHVPKRFMCLHSPCTTTGLDCYVSRPTEKTVMLNLMLGGSAFSLLLSFLDMLCAIKMTVHHKTKTKKMLVRNMYQEEQFYLPPSGSQADIDANLPSAHDDMLATGSFRKRMGGGGAGAGGSGGGSVRLGGKSQGVTRETSASAPHLEDALLATFGRETPGMLGLGLGGGATTTGDNSGYPVGGGDTIMDECHEREGSEVALCPTEPGGGGTPRPIRVNKRSRLKPPPPPRRDNKAPGANLPGDVGAPSVGVGAAVCTRRVGHYTLVEMSGGDLPSDSNDNQEKRSEWV, encoded by the exons ATGGGGATCCACTCCGCATCCGAGATCATCTTCATCACGCTCAACCACAACATCACTGTGGCAG gaAAGTTTTGGCTCATCAGTATGGTCTTCTTACGAATCCTCGTTCTCCTGTTTGCTGGATACCCACTCTACCAAGACGAGCAGGAGCGCTTTATCTGCAACACCATGCAACCGGGCTGTGCAAACGTGTGCTACGACCTCTTCGCGCCCTTCTCCCTCCTGCGCTTCTGGTTGATCCAGCTGCTCGTCCTCTGCCTCCCCTTCGCGGCGTTCGTGTCCTACGTCGTCCACAGAGTGCTGTCGGACGTCGCCGTCCTCCCCGACGCCTCTCTGAAGATGAAAGCTCGCTCACTGATCGAGATCCAGCAGGATTCTTCTATGCAGAGCACCAACTTGAGTAAGTCAAGTCGCGTGCAAACGGAGTTCGGGATGCTGCGACGGAACTTGTTTAGCGGCGCCTACATGGTCCAGCTGCTGCTGCGCGTGCTCCTGGAGGCGGGCTTCGGGGCCGCGCACTACTACCTGTTTGGATTCCACGTCCCCAAGCGCTTCATGTGCCTGCACTCCCCATGCACCACCACAGGTT TGGATTGCTACGTCTCCAGGCCGACGGAGAAGACGGTGATGCTGAACTTGATGCTGGGAGGCTCcgccttctccctcctcctcagctTCCTGGACATGCTGTGTGCCATCAAGATGACCGTGCAccacaagaccaagaccaagaagaTGCTGGTCAGGAATATGTACCAG gaggagcagttcTACCTCCCGCCCAGCGGCAGCCAGGCCGACATCGACGCCAACCTGCCCTCCGCCCACGACGACATGCTGGCCACCGGAAGCTTCCGCAAGAGAATGGGCGGTggcggtgccggtgccggtggcAGCGGCGGCGGGAGCGTGAGGCTGGGCGGGAAGTCCCAGGGCGTCACCCGGGAGACCAGCGCGTCGGCACCCCACCTTGAGGATGCCCTCCTCGCCACATTCGGCCGGGAAACGCCGGGCATGCTGGGACTAGGACTGGGAGGAGGAGCCACCACCACCGGTGACAATAGCGGGTACCCAGTGGGTGGTGGTGACACCATCATGGACGAGTGCCACGAGAGAGAAGGCAGTGAGGTGGCGCTGTGCCCCACGGAGCCGGGGGGAGGAGGGACGCCCAGGCCCATACGCGTCAACAAACGCAGCCGACTCAAGCCACCGCCCCCGCCCAGGAGGGACAACAAAGCGCCCGGGGCGAACCTCCCCGGGGACGTAGGGGCGCCGAGCGTGGGGGTGGGCGCGGCTGTGTGCACTAGGCGGGTGGGACACTACACACTGGTGGAGATGAGTGGCGGAGACCTGCCCTCCGACAGCAACGACAACCAGGAGAAGAGATCCGAGTGGGTCTGA
- the gjd4 gene encoding gap junction delta-4 protein isoform X1: protein MGIHSASEIIFITLNHNITVAGKFWLISMVFLRILVLLFAGYPLYQDEQERFICNTMQPGCANVCYDLFAPFSLLRFWLIQLLVLCLPFAAFVSYVVHRVLSDVAVLPDASLKMKARSLIEIQQDSSMQSTNLSKSSRVQTEFGMLRRNLFSGAYMVQLLLRVLLEAGFGAAHYYLFGFHVPKRFMCLHSPCTTTGLDCYVSRPTEKTVMLNLMLGGSAFSLLLSFLDMLCAIKMTVHHKTKTKKMLVRNMYQEEEQFYLPPSGSQADIDANLPSAHDDMLATGSFRKRMGGGGAGAGGSGGGSVRLGGKSQGVTRETSASAPHLEDALLATFGRETPGMLGLGLGGGATTTGDNSGYPVGGGDTIMDECHEREGSEVALCPTEPGGGGTPRPIRVNKRSRLKPPPPPRRDNKAPGANLPGDVGAPSVGVGAAVCTRRVGHYTLVEMSGGDLPSDSNDNQEKRSEWV, encoded by the exons ATGGGGATCCACTCCGCATCCGAGATCATCTTCATCACGCTCAACCACAACATCACTGTGGCAG gaAAGTTTTGGCTCATCAGTATGGTCTTCTTACGAATCCTCGTTCTCCTGTTTGCTGGATACCCACTCTACCAAGACGAGCAGGAGCGCTTTATCTGCAACACCATGCAACCGGGCTGTGCAAACGTGTGCTACGACCTCTTCGCGCCCTTCTCCCTCCTGCGCTTCTGGTTGATCCAGCTGCTCGTCCTCTGCCTCCCCTTCGCGGCGTTCGTGTCCTACGTCGTCCACAGAGTGCTGTCGGACGTCGCCGTCCTCCCCGACGCCTCTCTGAAGATGAAAGCTCGCTCACTGATCGAGATCCAGCAGGATTCTTCTATGCAGAGCACCAACTTGAGTAAGTCAAGTCGCGTGCAAACGGAGTTCGGGATGCTGCGACGGAACTTGTTTAGCGGCGCCTACATGGTCCAGCTGCTGCTGCGCGTGCTCCTGGAGGCGGGCTTCGGGGCCGCGCACTACTACCTGTTTGGATTCCACGTCCCCAAGCGCTTCATGTGCCTGCACTCCCCATGCACCACCACAGGTT TGGATTGCTACGTCTCCAGGCCGACGGAGAAGACGGTGATGCTGAACTTGATGCTGGGAGGCTCcgccttctccctcctcctcagctTCCTGGACATGCTGTGTGCCATCAAGATGACCGTGCAccacaagaccaagaccaagaagaTGCTGGTCAGGAATATGTACCAG gaggaggagcagttcTACCTCCCGCCCAGCGGCAGCCAGGCCGACATCGACGCCAACCTGCCCTCCGCCCACGACGACATGCTGGCCACCGGAAGCTTCCGCAAGAGAATGGGCGGTggcggtgccggtgccggtggcAGCGGCGGCGGGAGCGTGAGGCTGGGCGGGAAGTCCCAGGGCGTCACCCGGGAGACCAGCGCGTCGGCACCCCACCTTGAGGATGCCCTCCTCGCCACATTCGGCCGGGAAACGCCGGGCATGCTGGGACTAGGACTGGGAGGAGGAGCCACCACCACCGGTGACAATAGCGGGTACCCAGTGGGTGGTGGTGACACCATCATGGACGAGTGCCACGAGAGAGAAGGCAGTGAGGTGGCGCTGTGCCCCACGGAGCCGGGGGGAGGAGGGACGCCCAGGCCCATACGCGTCAACAAACGCAGCCGACTCAAGCCACCGCCCCCGCCCAGGAGGGACAACAAAGCGCCCGGGGCGAACCTCCCCGGGGACGTAGGGGCGCCGAGCGTGGGGGTGGGCGCGGCTGTGTGCACTAGGCGGGTGGGACACTACACACTGGTGGAGATGAGTGGCGGAGACCTGCCCTCCGACAGCAACGACAACCAGGAGAAGAGATCCGAGTGGGTCTGA